In one window of Maribacter sp. BPC-D8 DNA:
- a CDS encoding helix-turn-helix domain-containing protein encodes MTLIYSSVFGQKVKFKTLTTNEGLSNNSVNDIISNTDGVLWIATWDGLNLYDGHNFLIFKHIQSDSTSIAGNVVTRLFKDYTGAMWLLTNNKSVSRYLGDGKFKSYYLKDQPREFKLSQNGELIVEINDDEAYHFENEHFVKKVNIDSYRNNKSTLNNILLSKFPKLTINESMRDHDGNIWYATQNNGLFIIRKNSENIHNEKVEHYEYDLYSKYSFTSNEIEKIYQDDFGNVWLGHKDGGLSMAYRGSEHIGVITPHPIKQPNLPYETVRAITKDVNNNIWIGYYTQGVFNYDSATKSYLKHDLSILSGNQDWNRIRSLFTSSDGSVWAGTYAGVVRIKNGKKTFFNAADFENFPNNRNYSMFEDHKKKLWIACWGGLAKFDLEKGKFTTFNGQGKLADLNIRKVFIYEDEAILSIEEGGVIILNTITGNISGINKEDGILSNNTYSAFKDGKTGYYWIASSEGISVFDKEKGLIKNIEEYNGLPSHLVYSLILNSDKVWVSTTKGIAAVDRNNYSVSSLNSDEGWQAAEFSEGGYYQDFNGSLYFGGINGLNYFSPMTIDFVKELPRLIVSVDDKRNFTGEITKDYSDNVLKFEVSSVSYTKNTDNKILYKLSGFDSNWHVLDESPVYYSNLPYGHYNLAIKNSLDTNDEFAKTFNIIVNKPFYLTGWFISLFLVALFTGLTYLYFLRNKSVVRNRKILEQRILGRTKIINDQKQNLEETNQKLDKKNKEVGRQKEELLNLYQQLKNEDFEIDKFKAFVLSEFKEPIIKIITSADQLENQSLIKKDISTHSGELLNLLMEWDYLGHIKEVGAINKSIINLKSTIKPLIENLKVQSSKSKLHLDYTLDLSDALVEMDVLRFKLLYKYLFNVIIKYALTNSSLKVVLENSEGMFFMNISSDSKIFKDNFFNIEHYSPYFRAVYTLVTAMNGQLNIDYEKALSLELKLPVKLIDTKGNGVEHVSWKHIGLDEKLPSNKNNILVFCEKNDFVPAKQLLEHPNNTLLFENAIDEALSAIKQVNLHGLVVYNTPINESLIQLCNAIKNDGSQTTLPLIYISEEIDYFLREQTIELGVDTIIQLPASKVFIQKKFSKLITSRREFLSDKSKQLLYNSSFSNDDKLLSSNEKSIKKAISIIHKNISDHSFNVDKLAKMLFVSKIKGYRMFKEVLGQSPLDVIIDLRLQKAQYLLKNKALNITEVSRECGFNDPKYFSRLFKKNIGCSPKQFRESLEDA; translated from the coding sequence CTTTGGTCAAAAAGTAAAATTTAAAACCTTGACTACCAATGAAGGTTTATCCAATAACTCGGTAAATGATATTATCAGCAATACAGATGGGGTATTATGGATTGCAACATGGGATGGACTGAATTTATATGATGGACATAATTTTTTAATATTTAAACATATACAATCTGATTCTACTTCTATAGCAGGGAACGTGGTCACCAGACTTTTCAAAGATTATACTGGTGCTATGTGGCTTTTGACCAATAATAAATCGGTTAGTAGGTATTTAGGGGATGGAAAGTTTAAAAGCTATTATTTGAAAGATCAACCTAGAGAGTTTAAGTTGTCTCAAAATGGTGAATTGATTGTAGAGATTAATGATGATGAAGCTTATCATTTCGAGAATGAACACTTTGTTAAAAAAGTAAATATTGATTCTTACAGAAATAACAAGAGTACACTTAATAACATATTACTTTCTAAATTTCCTAAACTTACTATTAATGAGTCAATGAGAGACCATGATGGCAATATTTGGTATGCTACTCAAAATAATGGTTTATTTATTATTCGAAAAAACAGCGAAAATATACATAATGAAAAGGTAGAACATTATGAATATGACCTTTATTCTAAATACAGTTTTACTAGTAATGAAATAGAAAAGATATACCAAGATGATTTTGGTAATGTATGGTTAGGACATAAAGATGGTGGATTAAGTATGGCATATCGAGGATCTGAGCATATCGGTGTGATAACTCCTCATCCTATAAAACAGCCTAATTTACCGTATGAAACGGTAAGAGCTATTACTAAGGATGTAAATAATAATATTTGGATTGGCTATTACACCCAAGGCGTGTTTAATTATGATTCTGCAACAAAAAGTTATTTGAAACATGATCTGTCTATACTATCTGGAAATCAAGATTGGAATAGAATACGAAGCCTATTTACATCTTCAGACGGATCGGTTTGGGCGGGTACATATGCAGGTGTGGTTCGAATTAAAAATGGTAAAAAAACCTTTTTTAACGCAGCCGATTTTGAGAATTTCCCGAACAATAGAAATTATTCGATGTTTGAAGACCATAAAAAAAAACTTTGGATAGCCTGCTGGGGTGGTCTCGCCAAATTTGATTTAGAAAAGGGGAAGTTCACAACTTTCAATGGGCAAGGTAAATTAGCCGATTTGAATATTAGAAAAGTGTTTATTTATGAAGATGAAGCTATTCTTTCAATAGAAGAAGGTGGCGTAATTATCTTAAATACTATTACAGGTAATATCTCAGGTATTAATAAAGAAGATGGTATACTTAGTAATAATACGTATAGTGCCTTTAAAGATGGTAAAACAGGATATTATTGGATTGCCAGCTCAGAAGGGATAAGTGTATTTGATAAGGAAAAAGGTCTTATAAAAAACATTGAAGAATATAATGGACTCCCAAGTCATTTGGTGTATAGTTTAATATTGAACAGTGATAAGGTTTGGGTAAGTACTACTAAGGGAATAGCTGCTGTAGATAGGAACAACTATTCAGTTTCAAGCTTAAACTCTGATGAAGGCTGGCAGGCTGCTGAATTTTCAGAAGGCGGCTATTACCAAGATTTTAACGGATCCCTGTATTTTGGTGGTATCAATGGGTTGAACTATTTCTCTCCGATGACTATTGATTTCGTTAAAGAGCTTCCTAGACTTATAGTTTCTGTCGATGATAAAAGAAATTTTACAGGGGAAATCACGAAAGACTATTCTGATAATGTATTAAAGTTCGAAGTATCTTCTGTATCCTATACTAAGAATACTGATAATAAAATCTTATACAAATTATCTGGTTTCGATTCTAATTGGCATGTACTTGATGAGAGTCCCGTCTATTATTCTAATTTGCCATATGGACATTATAATTTAGCAATTAAGAATTCTCTTGATACTAATGACGAATTTGCTAAAACGTTTAACATTATTGTAAATAAGCCATTTTATCTAACTGGGTGGTTTATTTCTTTGTTTTTGGTTGCCCTATTTACTGGTCTAACTTATTTGTACTTCTTAAGAAACAAAAGTGTTGTTCGAAATCGAAAAATACTCGAGCAGAGGATTCTTGGAAGAACGAAGATAATTAATGATCAAAAGCAAAATTTAGAAGAAACAAATCAGAAACTTGACAAAAAAAATAAAGAGGTAGGTAGGCAAAAGGAAGAACTTTTAAACTTGTACCAGCAGCTTAAAAATGAAGATTTTGAAATTGATAAGTTCAAGGCATTCGTTTTATCTGAGTTCAAAGAACCAATAATTAAGATTATTACAAGTGCAGATCAATTGGAAAATCAGTCTCTAATAAAGAAAGATATTTCAACACATTCTGGGGAATTGTTAAACTTATTAATGGAGTGGGATTACTTGGGGCATATTAAAGAAGTTGGAGCCATCAATAAATCTATTATTAATTTAAAATCAACTATAAAACCTCTAATCGAAAACCTGAAAGTGCAATCATCAAAATCGAAATTGCATTTAGATTATACACTTGACTTATCAGATGCATTGGTTGAGATGGATGTTCTTAGGTTTAAATTACTTTATAAATACTTATTTAATGTCATCATTAAGTATGCACTTACAAATAGTTCTTTAAAAGTTGTTTTAGAGAATAGTGAAGGAATGTTTTTTATGAACATAAGTTCTGATAGTAAGATTTTTAAAGATAATTTTTTCAATATTGAACATTATAGCCCATATTTTAGAGCGGTATATACATTGGTTACAGCCATGAACGGGCAATTGAACATAGATTATGAAAAGGCATTGTCTTTAGAATTAAAATTGCCTGTAAAATTAATTGACACTAAGGGTAATGGGGTAGAGCATGTATCATGGAAACATATTGGTCTTGATGAAAAATTGCCTTCAAATAAAAATAATATTCTTGTTTTTTGCGAAAAGAATGATTTTGTACCGGCGAAGCAATTGTTAGAACATCCGAACAATACATTATTATTTGAGAATGCTATAGACGAAGCTTTATCTGCTATTAAACAAGTAAACTTACATGGGCTAGTGGTTTATAATACACCAATTAATGAAAGTCTTATTCAGTTGTGCAATGCTATAAAAAATGATGGTTCTCAAACAACACTTCCTTTAATATATATATCTGAAGAAATCGATTATTTTTTACGGGAGCAAACTATTGAGTTAGGTGTAGATACTATTATTCAATTACCCGCAAGTAAAGTTTTTATACAGAAAAAGTTCTCAAAGCTGATTACGAGTCGGAGAGAATTTTTAAGCGACAAATCGAAACAACTACTTTATAATAGTTCTTTTTCTAATGATGATAAACTGCTATCTTCTAATGAGAAATCGATAAAAAAGGCAATAAGTATTATTCATAAGAATATAAGCGACCATTCCTTTAACGTTGATAAGTTGGCGAAAATGCTTTTTGTTTCTAAAATTAAAGGATATAGAATGTTCAAAGAGGTGTTAGGGCAGTCTCCTTTAGATGTAATTATTGATTTAAGATTACAAAAAGCGCAATATTTATTAAAAAATAAAGCACTAAACATAACAGAAGTGAGTCGAGAATGCGGATTTAACGATCCAAAGTACTTTAGTAGGCTATTTAAAAAGAATATTGGCTGCAGTCCAAAGCAATTTAGGGAAAGCCTTGAAGATGCTTGA
- a CDS encoding SusC/RagA family TonB-linked outer membrane protein — protein MKKYYVFLVLCVCALTSLSAQTIVQGTVVSKIDGMPLPAASVIPNGETTNGVATDFDGVFRIELNESEGVLVVSSIGFGSVEVAYSGNQTLQIELDEEANSLDEVVLIGYGTARKGDITSSISQVDGIETIASRPVSSFTDFLQGNVAGVTVMQQGGDPTSSGQIVIRGYGSISNESPLTVVDGVPYYGPAINPQDIASVSVLKDAAAAAIYGAQAASGVIVIQTKKGKKGKPRISLDLYGGIQNAEGLPTPLNAEQQASVYNLAAANGGTSPQAAHDAAQNPWGQTTRTNWMDEIFRSAALVNTNINISGATDNVNYMTSFGYNSKEGVLVGTKSDRYSFRLKSDLSLSDKVTIGENVYYSITEAVGTNTSSGYSGTIMNALYFPSAAPVRDENGLFHGVVPFDLSQFAGAYGDVYNPVALLLRPTTTSPTNFINAQVYLDYEIIEGLKFRTSFAHSTSHNEYKSFVPRVPELGRTNLTNSLTQSNSITNRRVWDNQLTYAKSFGNHNLDVTAIYSSQFTNYESLTQRAEIFSSEEPFNQYLSNAADQKEPVTDVYEDALTSAIGRVTYNYDNKYFATASVRRDETSRLALDNQSDIFPAVSVGWRISDENFFKVDKINDLKFRASWGQIGNINSVGYYSFDVPLGSQTLIIGEDGLSNDKGVYASQQSNPDLIWETSESIDVGFDAMAFDNRLSVTFDYFQKTTFDMILEGLEDKHQGTDAAFVNGGEVKNVGVELSLAYSDKIGEFNYTVRANAAMLENTLENLDGYNNSGIDFVSHDDYQVRDALRPYRSTVGEALRSHYLVPYVSIFQSQAEINNYTKDGVLIQPNAVPGDLKFQDTDDDGDIDNDDRVYHGSYQPDLTYSFNFSANYKGFDASLILQGVAGVEAFNGYKYAAYNASLQGYNLDSRVLDAWTASNTNTDIPRISTTDNNNNFGTQSTWYLEDASYLRFKNVTFGYSFPNYVMDSLLNGSSLRIYISAENLFTITDYTGIDPEVGGIGLDVAQYPLSRTISAGLSLKL, from the coding sequence ATGAAAAAGTATTACGTATTCTTAGTTTTATGTGTTTGCGCACTAACAAGTTTATCTGCGCAAACCATTGTACAGGGCACGGTTGTTTCCAAGATAGATGGTATGCCGCTTCCGGCAGCATCTGTAATTCCTAACGGGGAAACAACGAATGGAGTTGCCACTGATTTTGACGGTGTTTTTAGAATTGAACTTAATGAATCTGAAGGGGTTTTAGTAGTGTCATCAATTGGGTTTGGCTCTGTTGAAGTGGCATATTCGGGAAATCAAACCCTTCAAATTGAGTTAGATGAAGAAGCTAATAGTCTCGATGAAGTTGTTTTGATTGGATATGGTACAGCAAGAAAAGGAGATATAACATCTTCTATTTCACAGGTAGATGGAATTGAAACCATTGCCAGCCGACCAGTTTCTTCATTTACAGATTTTTTGCAAGGAAATGTTGCTGGGGTTACAGTAATGCAACAAGGGGGTGATCCAACCAGTAGTGGTCAAATAGTAATAAGAGGGTATGGTTCAATATCTAATGAATCTCCGCTAACTGTAGTTGATGGGGTCCCTTATTATGGGCCAGCTATTAATCCACAAGATATTGCGTCGGTATCTGTATTGAAAGATGCTGCCGCTGCAGCAATATATGGTGCTCAAGCAGCTTCTGGTGTAATTGTAATTCAAACAAAGAAAGGTAAAAAGGGAAAACCTAGAATTAGCTTGGATCTTTATGGTGGTATTCAAAACGCAGAAGGTTTGCCTACACCTTTAAATGCGGAACAACAAGCAAGTGTTTATAATCTTGCGGCCGCCAATGGCGGTACATCTCCACAAGCAGCTCATGATGCCGCACAAAACCCATGGGGTCAAACAACCAGAACTAATTGGATGGATGAAATATTTAGATCTGCTGCTTTAGTTAATACAAATATTAATATTAGCGGAGCTACGGATAATGTTAATTACATGACATCTTTTGGGTATAACAGCAAAGAAGGTGTACTTGTAGGAACAAAATCTGATCGTTATTCTTTTCGTCTTAAATCAGACTTAAGTCTTTCGGATAAAGTTACTATTGGCGAAAATGTATACTACTCGATTACAGAAGCAGTAGGTACAAATACAAGTAGTGGTTATTCTGGTACCATTATGAATGCGCTTTACTTTCCATCTGCGGCACCAGTTCGCGATGAAAACGGCTTATTTCATGGAGTTGTACCTTTTGATCTTTCGCAATTTGCAGGTGCATATGGTGATGTTTACAACCCCGTTGCACTTTTATTACGTCCTACGACTACCAGTCCTACTAATTTTATTAATGCTCAAGTTTATTTGGATTATGAAATTATTGAAGGTCTAAAATTTAGAACAAGTTTCGCGCATAGTACAAGTCACAATGAATATAAATCATTTGTACCTCGTGTTCCAGAATTAGGTAGAACTAATTTAACTAATTCATTGACCCAGAGTAATAGCATAACTAATAGAAGAGTTTGGGATAATCAATTAACATATGCCAAGTCTTTTGGAAATCATAATTTAGATGTTACGGCTATTTACTCAAGTCAGTTTACCAATTATGAATCATTGACCCAAAGGGCAGAAATTTTCAGTAGTGAAGAACCTTTTAATCAGTATTTATCAAATGCAGCTGATCAGAAAGAACCTGTTACCGATGTTTACGAGGATGCTTTAACTTCTGCAATCGGAAGGGTTACGTATAACTATGATAATAAATATTTTGCCACTGCTAGTGTTCGTAGAGATGAAACTTCTCGATTAGCGTTAGACAATCAATCAGATATTTTCCCGGCAGTTTCAGTGGGTTGGAGAATTTCAGATGAAAACTTCTTCAAGGTTGATAAAATCAATGATTTAAAATTTAGAGCTTCTTGGGGTCAGATTGGTAATATAAATTCTGTTGGTTATTATTCTTTTGATGTTCCATTAGGGTCACAAACTTTAATTATTGGTGAAGATGGATTAAGTAATGATAAAGGGGTATACGCTAGCCAACAATCTAATCCTGACTTAATTTGGGAAACATCAGAATCTATTGATGTTGGTTTTGATGCTATGGCATTTGACAACAGGCTATCTGTGACTTTCGATTATTTTCAAAAAACGACTTTCGATATGATTTTAGAAGGTTTAGAGGATAAGCATCAAGGTACAGATGCAGCATTTGTTAACGGTGGAGAGGTAAAGAATGTTGGTGTTGAACTTTCTTTAGCTTATAGTGACAAAATTGGAGAATTCAATTATACTGTCAGGGCAAATGCTGCGATGTTAGAAAATACACTTGAAAACCTAGATGGTTATAACAATAGTGGTATTGACTTTGTATCACACGATGACTACCAGGTAAGAGATGCATTAAGACCTTATCGTTCTACAGTGGGCGAAGCTTTGCGTTCGCATTACTTAGTACCTTATGTAAGTATCTTTCAATCGCAGGCAGAAATAAATAATTACACTAAAGATGGTGTACTTATACAGCCTAATGCAGTTCCAGGAGATCTTAAGTTTCAGGATACTGATGATGATGGAGATATTGATAATGACGATAGGGTATATCACGGAAGCTATCAACCAGACCTTACCTATAGCTTTAATTTCAGTGCTAATTATAAAGGGTTTGATGCGAGTCTAATTCTACAAGGTGTAGCTGGTGTTGAAGCATTTAACGGTTACAAGTATGCGGCTTACAATGCATCTTTACAGGGCTATAATTTAGATAGTAGAGTTTTAGACGCTTGGACAGCTTCAAACACAAATACAGATATTCCAAGAATATCAACGACAGATAATAATAATAACTTTGGTACACAGTCAACTTGGTACTTGGAAGATGCTTCTTATTTGAGATTTAAGAATGTAACCTTTGGCTATTCTTTTCCGAATTATGTAATGGATAGTTTACTAAATGGATCTTCTTTGCGTATTTACATATCCGCTGAAAATTTATTTACAATTACAGATTATACAGGTATTGATCCAGAAGTAGGTGGAATAGGTCTAGATGTTGCCCAATATCCTTTATCAAGAACGATATCTGCAGGACTATCATTAAAACTATAA
- a CDS encoding RagB/SusD family nutrient uptake outer membrane protein, protein MKNKIAKIIMVTMVVIFLGPVSCSDDFTNLEPLGSSSYENFWKTEQDAIESANSMYYYMKDEDMFSRGFYWYVNASDDMVTGRIKADADNAKNFNLTGDESSLKWMYAQCYKVIRRANDVLVNVPGMDISESLKDRLLGEAYFMRAFHYHYLAYHYGDNGTNGGVPILTEENYNDEAGSYSRPTSVVENYAQIIEDLNSAAELLPLITELNGEDYGRAHKDAALAYIAKTYIYWAQYDASKYADAVIAADAVTNSGSGRALIDTDNPELDFRELHSHLNNWTSEYIWSVDSGIEDGSKLPGVVLENKGWGLYNGWGYYHPSLGLYEAFEDGDVRREVTMLKFGDEFEFFGETRRYASENSQSGFQWNKYMYEYQGENPIGVTVNANGNNPTTLYNVPILRYAEILLIKSEALIMQGQNGDAPLNAVRDRAGLLPISGATMDDLKQERRVELAGEFANRHFDLVRWGDADAIYSEPIYGRIHADKADPDSPFTVEEIWPARPQFNPTTMHVWPIPNESIESSGILQNTGW, encoded by the coding sequence ATGAAAAATAAAATTGCAAAAATAATTATGGTCACCATGGTAGTGATCTTTTTAGGGCCAGTTTCCTGTTCAGATGATTTCACTAATTTAGAACCATTAGGAAGTAGTTCTTACGAAAACTTCTGGAAAACAGAGCAAGATGCCATAGAATCAGCGAATAGTATGTATTACTATATGAAAGATGAAGATATGTTTTCTAGAGGCTTTTACTGGTACGTAAATGCTTCAGATGATATGGTTACTGGACGAATTAAGGCAGATGCGGATAATGCAAAGAATTTTAATTTAACTGGTGATGAAAGTTCTTTAAAATGGATGTATGCGCAGTGCTATAAGGTTATTCGAAGAGCGAATGATGTTTTGGTGAATGTACCTGGAATGGATATTTCAGAATCTTTAAAAGACAGACTTTTGGGTGAAGCTTATTTCATGAGAGCTTTTCACTACCACTATTTAGCATATCACTATGGTGATAATGGAACCAATGGAGGAGTGCCAATCTTAACTGAAGAAAATTATAATGATGAAGCTGGTAGTTATTCTAGACCAACAAGCGTAGTTGAAAACTATGCACAAATAATTGAAGATCTTAATAGTGCTGCTGAACTTTTACCATTGATTACAGAATTAAATGGTGAAGATTATGGTAGAGCACATAAAGATGCCGCATTGGCATATATTGCTAAAACATATATTTATTGGGCACAATACGATGCTTCCAAATATGCAGATGCGGTTATAGCTGCAGATGCCGTAACCAACTCTGGTTCTGGTAGAGCATTGATTGATACAGATAATCCTGAACTTGATTTTAGAGAACTGCACAGTCACTTGAATAACTGGACAAGCGAATATATTTGGTCTGTTGATTCGGGTATTGAGGACGGTAGCAAATTACCAGGTGTTGTATTAGAGAACAAAGGATGGGGGCTATATAATGGTTGGGGTTATTACCATCCTTCATTAGGTCTTTATGAAGCTTTTGAAGATGGAGATGTTAGACGTGAAGTAACCATGCTAAAATTTGGAGATGAGTTTGAGTTCTTTGGTGAAACCAGAAGATATGCTTCAGAGAATTCCCAATCAGGATTTCAATGGAACAAATATATGTATGAGTATCAAGGTGAGAATCCTATAGGGGTAACCGTAAATGCGAATGGTAATAATCCAACGACATTATATAATGTACCTATTCTTAGATATGCCGAAATACTTTTGATAAAATCAGAAGCTTTGATTATGCAAGGTCAAAATGGAGATGCGCCACTAAATGCTGTTCGTGATAGGGCTGGCTTATTACCTATATCTGGGGCGACCATGGATGATTTAAAACAAGAGAGAAGAGTTGAACTAGCCGGTGAATTTGCCAATAGGCATTTTGACCTTGTGCGATGGGGAGATGCCGATGCTATTTACTCAGAACCTATTTATGGAAGAATACACGCTGATAAAGCTGATCCAGATTCCCCTTTTACCGTTGAAGAAATATGGCCTGCGAGGCCACAATTCAACCCTACTACAATGCATGTTTGGCCTATTCCAAATGAATCTATAGAATCTTCTGGAATTCTGCAAAACACAGGATGGTAG
- a CDS encoding alkaline phosphatase: MIRSFFFIICPLLIATQFVQAQQGNHYKIHSHNDYLQTVPFWSAYANELESIEVDVFCKNKTLYATHSESDIIIERTFQALYLQPIQKIIELELGNQQEIQLLIDIKSEPYKTLDKLISILEKYPDVIHNEKISIVISGNRPEEKDYANYADYITFDHQTLEISDNEKAWEKIALVSLNFNDFSEWNGKGRLTAGDYKKVKTVIDSVHSLGKSFRFWGAPDSKTAWKVFKELNMDFINTDKTYASAAYLKDLENRMYTNEIFSEVYIPTFSSDKKNMPIKNVILLIGDGNGLSQISSSLLANGGDLTLAQMKSIGFITTQSADDFTTDSAAAGTALATGERTYNRAIGVDTLQQPLVNYSELLSEYNYVSGCITSDRMTGATPGSFYAHQKDRSDVREIAGDLSKSKLSLFVGGGSEDFQGKERVVGYDMLDKVDAIGSSKSDKVGFFISEKEVPSVLNGRGSVLAEATKNGIQFLSSKNKPFFLMVEGAQIDNYGHTNNVSGIVSEGIDFDRAITEAVKYADKMGNTLVIVTADHETSGFSIPQGNLEKGIIEGDFTTHDHTATMVPIFAYGPHSQEFQGVYKNSDLFGKILKVLDLKE, encoded by the coding sequence ATGATTAGAAGTTTTTTCTTTATTATATGCCCTTTATTAATAGCTACACAATTTGTGCAAGCTCAGCAAGGGAACCATTATAAAATACATTCACATAATGATTATCTACAAACTGTACCATTCTGGAGTGCATATGCCAATGAATTGGAATCGATTGAAGTTGATGTTTTTTGCAAAAACAAAACTTTGTATGCCACACATAGTGAGTCAGATATTATAATAGAACGCACTTTTCAGGCTTTATATCTTCAACCTATTCAGAAAATAATTGAGCTTGAATTAGGGAATCAACAAGAAATACAATTGCTTATTGACATTAAATCGGAGCCTTATAAAACATTGGATAAACTTATTTCTATTTTAGAAAAATATCCAGATGTCATTCACAATGAAAAGATTTCAATAGTAATTTCAGGAAATAGACCAGAAGAAAAAGATTATGCCAACTATGCCGATTATATAACATTCGATCATCAGACCTTAGAAATTTCGGATAATGAAAAGGCTTGGGAAAAAATAGCATTGGTGAGCTTGAATTTCAATGATTTTTCAGAATGGAATGGAAAGGGAAGGTTAACCGCCGGTGATTATAAAAAAGTAAAAACGGTAATCGACAGTGTGCATTCCTTAGGGAAATCTTTTAGGTTTTGGGGAGCCCCAGATAGCAAAACTGCTTGGAAAGTATTTAAGGAATTAAATATGGATTTCATTAATACAGATAAAACGTATGCATCGGCTGCTTATCTTAAAGATTTAGAAAACCGTATGTATACTAACGAAATCTTCTCTGAAGTATATATACCAACTTTTTCTAGTGATAAAAAGAATATGCCTATTAAGAATGTTATTTTACTCATAGGCGACGGTAATGGCTTGTCCCAGATTTCCTCATCACTTCTCGCTAACGGCGGAGACTTGACCTTGGCGCAAATGAAGAGTATTGGTTTTATAACCACCCAGTCAGCCGATGATTTTACAACAGATTCGGCAGCTGCTGGCACAGCGCTTGCTACAGGAGAACGAACATATAATCGTGCTATAGGTGTAGATACATTACAACAACCATTAGTAAACTATTCAGAGTTGCTATCAGAGTACAATTATGTTTCCGGATGCATTACTTCAGATAGAATGACAGGAGCAACCCCAGGTTCGTTTTATGCTCATCAAAAAGATAGATCTGATGTAAGAGAAATAGCAGGAGATCTATCGAAAAGCAAGCTTTCTTTGTTTGTTGGTGGCGGATCAGAAGATTTTCAAGGTAAAGAAAGGGTTGTTGGTTATGATATGTTGGATAAGGTGGATGCTATAGGTTCTAGTAAAAGTGATAAAGTAGGTTTTTTTATATCTGAAAAGGAAGTGCCTAGTGTTTTAAACGGTAGAGGTAGCGTATTGGCTGAAGCTACTAAAAATGGTATACAGTTCTTGAGTTCTAAGAACAAGCCATTTTTCTTAATGGTCGAGGGTGCTCAAATTGATAACTACGGACATACCAATAATGTTTCGGGAATAGTTTCAGAAGGAATAGATTTCGATAGAGCAATAACCGAGGCAGTTAAATATGCTGATAAAATGGGAAATACATTGGTTATTGTTACCGCAGATCATGAAACATCAGGTTTCAGTATTCCACAGGGGAATTTAGAAAAAGGAATAATAGAAGGCGATTTTACTACCCATGATCATACCGCGACTATGGTCCCTATATTTGCCTATGGTCCTCATTCACAAGAATTTCAGGGTGTGTATAAGAATAGTGATTTGTTTGGTAAAATATTGAAAGTACTTGATTTGAAGGAGTAA